AACATCATTGATTTAACGGTTCATTATGTACGAACAGTGGCTCCTTTATCTTTGTTAAGGAAGTTTAAATCAGGTCCAATGCTTACTCCAGAGACACTTATTCCTTCGAGCATTCAAACCCGATGTCAGCTGCTGTTAGTACGCCTTCACAGCTAGACTCTTTGATACAAAGGGCTACAAGCGAGTCAATCCCAAATGGAGAGATAGATTTGTCTTTGGCCTTGGAAGTATCCGACGTAATAAGGTCAAGGAGAGTGCCTCCAAAAGAATGCATGCGGTGTATCAAAAAACGGATCATGTCTTCGCGCTCCAATCCAAACAGAAGCCTATCAGCCTGGCGCTTGACTGAGgtttgcttgaagaacgGTGGCGTTCCATTCATAAAGGAGGTTTGTTCACGCGAGTTCATGGATTCACTGGAGCATGCAATACTACAAGAAGAATCGAACGATGAGCTCGAAATTCTTTGCAAAGGCATGTTACAAGACTTGTATGTGGCGTTCCGGAATGACAGCCAGTTGAATTATGTTTCCAAGGTATATCAAAGACTGGAAGCTAAGGGCGTTGACTTTCCCTCAAACCCTTCTCGCCACTCGGAGCTAGCGGCTGCGATGTTTGATTCCAAGACCCCCGCAGATTGGATTGACTCTGATACCTGCATGATTTGCTCTAACAAATTTTCCTTACTTAATAGAAGGCACCACTGTCGCTCCTGCGGTGGCattttttgccaagaacACTCTTCGCGCTTTATCCCGCTACCCGACCTCGGCATTTACGACAATGTCAGAGTCTGTGATAACTGCTTTGACGACTATgagacaaaaaagcagtCAGACAAGAagcggaagaagaagaagaaggggCACGGTAAGAGTAGTTCTGTTCGAGACcaggaggaagaagaactcaaaaaagcgaTAGAGCTTTCGTTGAGAGATGCTCGTTCAGAAGACACATTTGTGCCTGTAGTGCCAGTCCAAAAAGCTCCTTCTCCCCAGGCaatcgatgaagaagaggatgaagatCTCAAAGCAGCTATTGCAGCGAGTCTTCGAGAgtctgaagaagcaaagCGGAGACAGCAAGAACGGCAACAAACACCCGTCGCAGAAGGGTACAGTGTTCCTGATGTGCCACCCCCTCTTCCCAGCAACGAACTGACAACctcagaagaagacgacATCCAATTGTTTGCAAGTCTTGTAGAACGCATGAAATATCAGCCGCCCACAGCGATTTTGGAAGATACACAATTGCAACAGCTTTACCGTAAGGTCATGGGCACTGTACCAAAACTCAACATAGCTCTAAGCGAGACCTCTCACAAGTACAACACGCTAATGAATATGAATGGGAAAATATCGGATATCATGAACATTTACGATTCactgcttgaaaagcaaCTGCAGTCCATTAATCTAAACCAGCAGTATTTTATGCCTCAATTGCCATCAGACCCTTACGCATACTACAATGTAGGTCAACAGAACTCGCCGCATGTCAATCCTGCTGCTCTCcctcaacaaaaccagCACATCCAGGTGTCTAGTCCAGCGTTGAACAGGCAGCACGTTTCTGAAAGTAAAGTGCCTTCAATGCCTGCCTCTGAACTACGTCCACTCGAGGGACATGCGAGCCCAAACCACATTGAACAACTAAAGTCAATAGCAATTGAACAGGAGGCACCCCAAAAACAGTCATTGTCCTCTCCACGTCCTTACCCAGACGAaactcaagaagaacaaaaccCATGCCTTTCGGATCCTTATCCAAATGGGATCAGCAAGAATGGACCAGCTCAAGCTCCCTCAGATCCTCCATATCCAaatgatgatgaggagaaagaagagagtTTACGGCAAGCTCACCCAAAATTGGATAAAATAACCAACTTCGACTTCCCTACGGTTCCAGTCCAGCAACCGCCTGTTGAGGAGCATGTGAAGGAGGAGCCTGAAGAAGCGAATGAGCAAGAACAGCTTTTGATAGAGTTATGAAAATCGGAGCAAATCgattctttcaaattcttctttcaattcaACTTTAATACGATGTCATAGATACCTATTTTCAGGTATCGAGTAAATACTCAGTACTGCATATAAAAACGCCTATTTGATTCAAATCGTGTGCAAGCAAGGGTATTTGGAGCCCGCTGATGAAAACTATATCCTATGTACCAACACTAAACTCGGCCTCACTTGCCGACATACACATCAATTCGCAAAATAAGCACGAAAAAGTCCTTTACTCTTAAGCGCTTAGAGAGTCTAACATCATCAAAGTGCGATTTCGTTAACTTCCAAGCCACAGCCAATACAGCGacgctttgaaagcttaaTTCCTTCTTCGTTCAATCCTCCGTCAATAGCTGTAGAAAATTCGTGCACATGCTCTTTTCCGTGCTTCCgttcgagaagctttttaGTATATTCTTGAGCCCTAGTTTTTACTCTCATTTCTTTCATCTTAGCTTggtattttttttcacgCCGTTGtgcttttccttcttcccTCCGTTGCCACTCATTATCCAGACCCTCTTCACCCCCCCATTTCTTGTAGGCAAATTCCTCGACTTCACATCGCACAAATAACTGCATCCTTGCGAACGTACCCGAGTGAGGATTTGGCTTCTCAAATCTATGAAATAGTTCCTGATCGTTCAGCTCTGGATCGGTCAAAAAATAGTCTTCCTTACACTCGGTTTTTGTCAATAGTGAATACTTCTCAGGGATAGCTTTAGCGCACGCCTTGCAAATCTGAAGCTTGAACACATCATGGAGTAAGGGGTCCAGTTCAGTATTGATGTGGCATTCTATACACCTGGGAGCCAGTGATGGATGATCGGGAGGCGGCGCGTTTTCGTAAAGAGctttcctctctttttgagctttttgccATTCTTCTAACGACTGttgctttttgttttctggtCCTTCGCTgaaatcttcttctgcatTTATAAAGCCACCGTAGgagttcttcatcgtcGCAAGATCATATTCAATGTAGTCTTGCTTCCTCACAGTCGGCCGGATTCTGTCTAAGGGTCTTTTTCGACCACTGCTTTTGTCGAGTTCAACCGACTGGTTTATGTTGCTGGAAGCATCTCGAAGGTTCTGCTGGTGGTGTTTGTATCTCTCTAAGGCTTTGGCCTTGTTTTCTGCGACAGACTGAGCTAATTCGGGGGCAGCTGGCTTGGGTCTGGGTTCATTACGACTCTCAATCTTTTCGGCCTGCTCGCTGCGGATGATCcctcttttcttcagcttctccaGAGCTCTCTGTCTGTTTGCTTCCTTCACGACATAGGTTAGTCACCAGAGGTCTACTGCCCAGAAGCGGGCGGTGTTAAAGACGCAGCTAGTAGCATATTAGGTTCAAAGACATACTATCCGGGCTTTCTGTTCTGCGTTCATGTAGCTTTACAGACTACCCGCAATGTACGTTGGTGAGACCCTTTTCCAATGGATGAGAGTCGTTAATCTTAAGGAACTTTAAACCCTTCGTGGAGCGTGACCAGCGCGCAAGGTTGATGAAACGAGCGTTTAATAGAATAGCCCCAGGTGTGATTCAAATGTTAAAAAGTCAGTGGAGAAATCTCACCACCCCTCCATTGTATAGTCGTGCTCGATTCCAGGCGTGACACTGGAAACAAATTTTAGAAACACGATTAAGTATTGGTCAACTCGAAGTCCGCCTTCTACGTCATTCTGAATGTCTTCCCAGTCTTCGTCACCTTCCTTGCCGCGACCGCTGCTTGGATTTGTTGTATTTGCGAGCGATGCGTTCTTTCGCTGCTTGACCTCGCGAATCCGTTCCATAAGCACCCGCATCACATTCGCATGCTTGCAAGGGTGGATAGACACAGATGTCACATGGGTGTGCTGAAAGGGGAGCCTCTCGATTGTagcagtttttgttctATAGTCCGGGGAGATATCCTCAAACATCTGCTCTGGGGTTAGGGGCGAGCCATCGCCGTTGAAGCCGACTAGGTAAATTTTAGGGACGCGGTACGATGTCGAGTACGTGATGTACAGGTCGTAGAAGCGCCTATCATTTGGCGCGATGGCCACCATGTCGTCGTCATCCTGCTCCACCTCCTCCAAGTCCATCCCCTCCAGCATGTCCTCAATATCAGCATTTGCATGCTCTTCGGTAGAGCGCGTTTTAACCTGACCTTCCACGACCCAACCGTCGGCGTTATCCCCTTCCTCTGCACCCTCAACAGTTGTAAGCTGCTCAGCGCGCGCGGAACAAGGGACTTTTCTTGTAACCAGGAACTGCTTCTCTTTAGGCAGGAAGTCGCGGTAGCTGACGTCCTTGGACGTGCTGTTCCATTCCCAGGTAGGGAACATGTGGCACAAGTAGTCACCCGCTTGGGTAAACTCCTCAGGTGTTATCTGGCCCGAGGATTGGAAAGTGGAAGTGTGAGTCACCGGAGTCAAGTATTCTCTCCAGCTGGCAAGCTTGGATCTAATCATGGTCTTAAAGTCGCTCTCGTTGTTGGTAAACGACACTTGTGTGTAACTTGATTTTAAATATAGTTTAGAATCTATAACTTTGTGAAATTTCGACACTTGGAATCTCACTCTTAAAAACTACCCGACAAGAGCAGAGGGCAAGCTAAAGATCGATTGCTAACACCGGCTTTCTTGTAGATGGGTGTCAAGAATCGCAGAAAGAGACAAGAGTCTTCTCCCGAATCTGTAACAGATAAAGGTCAAGAAAAACGCCACGGCGCGGCGGCGTCTCATCGACACGTTcacaaaaagagcaagaaaTCTAGCCAAGAAAGTAAGAAAACATGGAGGGAATCACGAAGAATAGTGTTCAGTTTGGGTGCCATCTTGGGGCTACTCATTGCGGTCTACGCGGGAGCTTACGGAGGGAAGACAAATAATACCCTATTTGATAACTTTGTAAACTTTGATTCGCTTCAGGACTACGTTGATGATTGGAAGGAAATATTGCCGCAGGGCCTTATGTCGCTTATTTCTGACGCCCAGCGCACGACGTCTCCCAAGGACCTCACTGAGAGCTTCGCCGTTGGCAAACAGCTTCACAAAGACATGAATCTCACAGACAAGCACCCAGTTATCATGGTGCCTGGTGTGATATCTACCGGGATCGAAAGCTGGGGTCTATACGGAGACGAGGAGTGTTCGAGCGAAGCTCACTTCCGCAAGCGGCTGTGGGGATCTTTTTACATGCTGAAAACCATGGTGCTAGACAAAGTTTGCTGGCTGCGGCACGTCATGTTGGACCCTGAAACAGGGCTGGATCCGGCCAATTTTACGCTTCGAGCGGCTCAGGGGTTTGAGGCTGCAGATTTCTTTATGGCGGGGTACTGGATTTGGAATAAAGTACTGCAAAACCTGGGGGCCATCGGATACGATCCCAATAAGATGGCTACGGCGGCCTACGATTGGAGGCTGGCTTATTTAGACCTAGAGCGCCGCGATAGCTATTTCTCAAAACTGAAGCAGAAGATTGAGATGGATTACAAGCTCACTGGCGAGAAGACCGTGCTAGTAGGCCACTCCATGGGATCGCAAGTCGTGTTCTATTTCCTGAAGTGGGTTGAGGCCGAAGGACCTCTCTACGGCAATGGTGGAGTTGGGTGGGTTGAAAAGTATGTGGACTCGTTTGTTAACGTAGCTGGTACGCTGCTGGGGGCCCCTAAGACAGTCCCGGCTCTGATAAGCGGCGAAATGAAAGACACAATCCAGCTGAATGCCTTGGCCATGTACGGTTTGGAGAAATTCTTCAGCAGAAAAGAGCGGGTCGACATGATACAAACATGGGGCGGCGTCCCTTCAATGCTCCCCAAGGGCGGTTCCATGATCTGGGGCACTAACGAGGTGTCCGTCGAAGACAACACGCACAACAACTCTCACTCGTTCGGTGAGTTCATACGGTTTGAGCGTGAGTCGCAAAGTGTCTTCTCGCAGCGCAGTTTTTCAATGGATGACTCCATTgacctgctgctgcggctCTCGCCAACCTGGTTGCAGAAACGCATTAAAGACCAGTACTCCTTTGGTGTGGCAACATCAGAGAAGCAGATGCGCGAAAACGAACTCCATCACACTTACTGGTCCAACCCTCTTGAGGTACCGCTGCCGGACGCGCCTAGCTTGAAGATTTACTGCATTTACGGCGTGGGCAACCCGACAGAGCGTGCCTACGTCTACAAAGAAGACCCGGAACACCCGGACCTTAACATCACCATCGACTACGAAAGCAGTAACCCCGTCTCCTTCACGGACGGCGACGGAACCGTGCCCGTGGTGACTCACGCAATGTGCCAAAAGTGGGCTCAGGGTCGTAGTCCCTACAACCCAAGCAACGCCTCCGTCAAAATCATAGAAATTAAGCACCAGCCCGAGCGCTTCGATATTCGCGGCGGCGCCAAAAGTGCAGAGCACGTCGACATCCTAGGTAGCGCAGAACTAAACGAATATGTGCTGAAAATCGCTGGCGGAAAAGGAGATTCTATAGAGCCGCGCGAGCTAACTAACCTGAGTCAATGGGTTCGCGATATGCCATTTCCTATGTAAGCTTTTGTAACTACCGTTTCCATTGGACGCGCTCCACCACGAAATTTTCCATTTCAGCGCAGTCGCGTAATTCTTTTACAATATAATTGAAGAATAACACGTTAAAATTGGGAAACTTGACAAAAGCGCGACTATATATCTAAGAGGCACCTAGCGGAAGAGCTCCTAAGACCTGATAAGGACCAAATCAAGTGAACATGCCTGCCGAACTCGAAAGAAAGCCACTGGGAGCCGTGTCGCAGTCGCGGATAAACCAGCTAAAGGGCCGCACTCACGGCAAAGTCGGGAAGCCTGCGGCGACGACGAAGCTCCCGTCGATTATGTCGATCATACACCAGGAGACAAGTGCTGACACGCACGCGCCTGAAACTAACACACGCGGAAGCGAGCTGGCCAGGCCGTCCAAGTCCGCGCCGGAGTGCGACTTCGACCTCATCTCGGAGAAGCTGCGAATCCGCATGCAACTGGCACACTACAAGTTCAAGACCAAGCAGGGCCACCTCAAGTTCCGTCAGCTACAGCCCGCGGTCCCCGCGGTAACTCTGTCGGCGCCAGCCGAAGGGCCTCGGGACGCGTCGTCCGGCACGACGTCGCCTCTGAGTTCATCCCAGCGGCGCTCCAAGCCCTCGCGGAGACTTGTGGGATCCCAGGGCGCGCTACGCACACCAGTAAAGCCACGCACGCTCTCCTCACACGCTCTGGCCCCCCGGGCTGCAGCCGAGTCCGGCCAGAACACACCGATGTCCGTTGAGGCCGCGCGCTCGCTTATAGACCTGTTCACAAGTCAGCATTAGTGCCCAGTAGCATCCAAGCATTGCTCGTGCTCGCTAGAGCGCATAACGAACTCTCCGCAATGTGCCCACAATGCTTGACAGTTCAAACACGTGACTTCACAGAAGCACGTGATGCATCCAGGGTCTATATCACGTGGCAATTGACAGACACCACGTGACACGCCTCTCAAACGCGTTCGAGAGATCTCGTTCGCGTGCTCGTTTAGCACAACCGGAAAGACGAAAACATCGAAGCGGGCCAAACGGTATAAAAAAATGGGCGCTGAGCTGATCGAGCCTACAATCGAAGGACAGACTGGAAAAGCATCGGACGAATTACCCTTGCAATGAAGCTTCTTTACGTGGTGGGCGTGCTGCTCAGCACCTACTACATCATGGACAAGCTGCTATACACTTGGTTGCCCACAAACTGTGTCTTTGACCCCGATAGATTAGTGCTGATCGCGAACAAGGTGATCGCGACGCACAACCAGATGGGCAATTCTACCACGGAGCAGCTCCTGATGGACGTCAGAGAGGAGCTTGCCAAGGAGTACGGCGACAAGTGGATCAACCCATACGAGAAGGACAAGTGGGTATTCAACAACGCAGGCGGTGCGATGGGCCAGATGCTCATCTTGCACGCTTCGTTCTCGGAATACTTGATTCTGTTCGGATCCGCCACGGGTAACGAGGGCCACTCCGGTGTGCACTTCGCCGACGACTGGTTTACGATCCTTAAGGGTACGCAGCTCGCGTCGCTGCCGGAAAACCCTTCGCCAGAGGTCTACAACGCGGGAGACGTCCATCTGATGCGCAAGGGCTACGCCAAACAGTACAGCATGGCCCGCGAGTCGTACGCGTTGGAGTACGCTAGAGGCTGGATCCCATTCATGCTGCCTTTCGGCTTCTTGGACACCTTCACCAGTACCCTGGACTTCTATACCCTGGGTAAGACCGTCTGGATCACCGGACGCGACATGCTCAGACATCTGTTCGTGAATGGCAAGTTCTAATGCGTTAACAGTGCACGATGACATCCGAGCGAAGATCCGGGGTAAGCAAGACGCCTGGCCGGAGCCATGCACTCGTCCCAGCGCCCCGATCGTATATATCACTCACCACGGCACATCGAACTATATAAGATTTAAAACCATTGATCTTCCAAATACTTCCCGGCAGCCTGAACAGCAGCGGCAATTCATCAAGTCAGCTTCCGCAAAGCACCGCTTTAATCCGAGAAACCACGCGGTATCCAAATTATCTCAATGGCTTCCTCTAGTTTGAGCAACGCTTCTCTTGCGCAGATTGAGGCCCTCTTGGTGCCGAACGCGCAGAGCTCGGGCCAGAGCTCCGAGTTCATCCCACAGCTCTACTACGCCCTACATCAGGTCAAAAAGGATCCAAACAGCAGCGTGAACTCCTTAGAAACAGCGACCTCCAGCATTCGCCATAGGCTCAAGCAGTGCAAATCTCACATCGCCGAGAGTGAAGAGTGCCGAGCGCTATTGAGCAAAACGCCCGAGGAGTGGGAAGCCGCACTGCGGCAACGCCAGAAGGACCTCGCGGTGAAACAGCAAGTCTTTGCGCGGCTTGAACGGCAGATCCGGGACCTAGGTGACCACTAGCTGGCCTTTGGAGTGCACAtaggtcacgtgataaGCATGTGATTAAACACGTGATAAATCCTTTTCTACGACTAGGCTTTGTtattgaaaatttttacgGTGAGAGAGTATGGCAAAATTTGGGCTCATTTCAACTAAGGAACTATCTCTTCAAGAGACAAATAATAGATCTCCATCAATTGCATTTCTCAGATGTCTGCATCGGCACCTCTCCCTCTGGGAGACTTCTCCAAGATCCCTGCTATCCCAGGTGTATCTCCTATGACAGACTCGCAAAAAAGAGAATCATTTTGGTCGTCGAACCCTATCTTCAGCTACTTGAACTCTGTTTACAACAACATTCATGCTCACAGACAGTCCTTGGCTCTAGTCAACCCGGGCACTATTGAGAACCTGAACAAGGAGGTGTCACGCGATGTGCTTGTTGGCCAATATTTCTTCACAGGTCTGAGAGCTGACCTAAACAAGGCATTCTCCCTGAACCCCGCATTCCAGACATCGCATACTCTGTCGGTCGGGTCTGCCAACTTGCCAAGCTACGCTTTCTCTGCTCTTTTCGCGAACGATAACATGTTCATCCAGGGAAACGTCGACAACGAGCTTTCTGTCTCTGGTAGACTGAACTATGGCTGggacaagaacaacatcaCCAAGGTTACTCTTCAGTTCTCGCAGGGCCAGCCAAGCATGTGCCAGCTGGAGCAGGACTACCAGGGTTCCGActtctctttgaacttcaaatctCTCAACCCCTCCGTCAATTCGAAGGGTATCTTTACCGGTGTTGCAGTTGGTTCGATTTTGCAAAGTATTACCCCACAGTTCGCCCTTGGTTTGGAAGCCATTTTTAGCAGAGGCCAAGCTGGCATGCCAGCTGATGCTGCTGTCTCCTACGTCACCCGTTACGTTTCCCCAAAACAAGACTGGATTTTCTCCGGCCAGCTGCAAGCTAATGGTGCGCTAGTCGCATCTTTCTGGCGTAAGGTTGCTGAAAACGTCGAGGCTGGTTTGGAAACCAGCTTGCAAGCCTCTATGGTTCCAATCGCCGACCCGGTTATTGGAACCCCAATTGGTATTCAGCCCGCTATCGAAGGTTCCACCACGTTGGGCTGCAAGTACGAATACAGACAGTCCGTCTTCCGCGGTGCGATAGATGTCAACGGTAAGGTTGGCTGCTTCCTAGAAAGAAAGATTCTGCCTACTTTGTCAGTTTTGTTCTCTGGTGAGATCGACCACTTCAAGCAGGAAAGCAAATTGGGCTGCGGT
Above is a genomic segment from Lachancea thermotolerans CBS 6340 chromosome A complete sequence containing:
- the VPS27 gene encoding ESCRT-0 subunit protein VPS27 (similar to uniprot|P40343 Saccharomyces cerevisiae YNR006W VPS27 hydrophilic protein has cysteine rich putative zinc finger esential for function); amino-acid sequence: MSAAVSTPSQLDSLIQRATSESIPNGEIDLSLALEVSDVIRSRRVPPKECMRCIKKRIMSSRSNPNRSLSAWRLTEVCLKNGGVPFIKEVCSREFMDSLEHAILQEESNDELEILCKGMLQDLYVAFRNDSQLNYVSKVYQRLEAKGVDFPSNPSRHSELAAAMFDSKTPADWIDSDTCMICSNKFSLLNRRHHCRSCGGIFCQEHSSRFIPLPDLGIYDNVRVCDNCFDDYETKKQSDKKRKKKKKGHGKSSSVRDQEEEELKKAIELSLRDARSEDTFVPVVPVQKAPSPQAIDEEEDEDLKAAIAASLRESEEAKRRQQERQQTPVAEGYSVPDVPPPLPSNELTTSEEDDIQLFASLVERMKYQPPTAILEDTQLQQLYRKVMGTVPKLNIALSETSHKYNTLMNMNGKISDIMNIYDSLLEKQLQSINLNQQYFMPQLPSDPYAYYNVGQQNSPHVNPAALPQQNQHIQVSSPALNRQHVSESKVPSMPASELRPLEGHASPNHIEQLKSIAIEQEAPQKQSLSSPRPYPDETQEEQNPCLSDPYPNGISKNGPAQAPSDPPYPNDDEEKEESLRQAHPKLDKITNFDFPTVPVQQPPVEEHVKEEPEEANEQEQLLIEL
- the RAD14 gene encoding DNA repair protein RAD14 (similar to uniprot|P28519 Saccharomyces cerevisiae YMR201C RAD14 Protein that recognizes and binds damaged DNA during nucleotide excision repair subunit of Nucleotide Excision Repair Factor 1 (NEF1) contains zinc finger motif homolog of human XPA protein): MNAEQKARIEANRQRALEKLKKRGIIRSEQAEKIESRNEPRPKPAAPELAQSVAENKAKALERYKHHQQNLRDASSNINQSVELDKSSGRKRPLDRIRPTVRKQDYIEYDLATMKNSYGGFINAEEDFSEGPENKKQQSLEEWQKAQKERKALYENAPPPDHPSLAPRCIECHINTELDPLLHDVFKLQICKACAKAIPEKYSLLTKTECKEDYFLTDPELNDQELFHRFEKPNPHSGTFARMQLFVRCEVEEFAYKKWGGEEGLDNEWQRREEGKAQRREKKYQAKMKEMRVKTRAQEYTKKLLERKHGKEHVHEFSTAIDGGLNEEGIKLSKRRCIGCGLEVNEIAL
- the ATG3 gene encoding Atg3p (similar to uniprot|P40344 Saccharomyces cerevisiae YNR007C ATG3 Protein involved in autophagy E2-like enzyme that plays a role in formation of Atg8p-phosphatidylethanolamine conjugates which are involved in membrane dynamics during autophagy); translation: MIRSKLASWREYLTPVTHTSTFQSSGQITPEEFTQAGDYLCHMFPTWEWNSTSKDVSYRDFLPKEKQFLVTRKVPCSARAEQLTTVEGAEEGDNADGWVVEGQVKTRSTEEHANADIEDMLEGMDLEEVEQDDDDMVAIAPNDRRFYDLYITYSTSYRVPKIYLVGFNGDGSPLTPEQMFEDISPDYRTKTATIERLPFQHTHVTSVSIHPCKHANVMRVLMERIREVKQRKNASLANTTNPSSGRGKEGDEDWEDIQNDVEGGLRVDQYLIVFLKFVSSVTPGIEHDYTMEGW
- the LRO1 gene encoding phospholipid:diacylglycerol acyltransferase (similar to uniprot|P40345 Saccharomyces cerevisiae YNR008W LRO1 Acyltransferase that catalyzes diacylglycerol esterification one of several acyltransferases that contribute to triglyceride synthesis putative homolog of human lecithin cholesterol acyltransferase); translation: MGVKNRRKRQESSPESVTDKGQEKRHGAAASHRHVHKKSKKSSQESKKTWRESRRIVFSLGAILGLLIAVYAGAYGGKTNNTLFDNFVNFDSLQDYVDDWKEILPQGLMSLISDAQRTTSPKDLTESFAVGKQLHKDMNLTDKHPVIMVPGVISTGIESWGLYGDEECSSEAHFRKRLWGSFYMLKTMVLDKVCWLRHVMLDPETGLDPANFTLRAAQGFEAADFFMAGYWIWNKVLQNLGAIGYDPNKMATAAYDWRLAYLDLERRDSYFSKLKQKIEMDYKLTGEKTVLVGHSMGSQVVFYFLKWVEAEGPLYGNGGVGWVEKYVDSFVNVAGTLLGAPKTVPALISGEMKDTIQLNALAMYGLEKFFSRKERVDMIQTWGGVPSMLPKGGSMIWGTNEVSVEDNTHNNSHSFGEFIRFERESQSVFSQRSFSMDDSIDLLLRLSPTWLQKRIKDQYSFGVATSEKQMRENELHHTYWSNPLEVPLPDAPSLKIYCIYGVGNPTERAYVYKEDPEHPDLNITIDYESSNPVSFTDGDGTVPVVTHAMCQKWAQGRSPYNPSNASVKIIEIKHQPERFDIRGGAKSAEHVDILGSAELNEYVLKIAGGKGDSIEPRELTNLSQWVRDMPFPM
- the NRM1 gene encoding Nrm1p (weakly similar to uniprot|P53718 Saccharomyces cerevisiae YNR009W Hypothetical ORF) encodes the protein MPAELERKPLGAVSQSRINQLKGRTHGKVGKPAATTKLPSIMSIIHQETSADTHAPETNTRGSELARPSKSAPECDFDLISEKLRIRMQLAHYKFKTKQGHLKFRQLQPAVPAVTLSAPAEGPRDASSGTTSPLSSSQRRSKPSRRLVGSQGALRTPVKPRTLSSHALAPRAAAESGQNTPMSVEAARSLIDLFTSQH
- the ERG2 gene encoding C-8 sterol isomerase ERG2 (similar to uniprot|P32352 Saccharomyces cerevisiae YMR202W ERG2 C-8 sterol isomerase catalyzes the isomerization of the delta-8 double bond to the delta-7 position at an intermediate step in ergosterol biosynthesis), whose amino-acid sequence is MKLLYVVGVLLSTYYIMDKLLYTWLPTNCVFDPDRLVLIANKVIATHNQMGNSTTEQLLMDVREELAKEYGDKWINPYEKDKWVFNNAGGAMGQMLILHASFSEYLILFGSATGNEGHSGVHFADDWFTILKGTQLASLPENPSPEVYNAGDVHLMRKGYAKQYSMARESYALEYARGWIPFMLPFGFLDTFTSTLDFYTLGKTVWITGRDMLRHLFVNGKF
- the CSE2 gene encoding Cse2p (some similarities with uniprot|P33308 Saccharomyces cerevisiae YNR010W CSE2 Component of the Med9/10 module which is a subcomplex within the RNA polymerase II Mediator complex required for regulation of RNA polymerase II activity) — translated: MASSSLSNASLAQIEALLVPNAQSSGQSSEFIPQLYYALHQVKKDPNSSVNSLETATSSIRHRLKQCKSHIAESEECRALLSKTPEEWEAALRQRQKDLAVKQQVFARLERQIRDLGDH
- the TOM40 gene encoding TOM complex pore protein TOM40 (highly similar to uniprot|P23644 Saccharomyces cerevisiae YMR203W TOM40 Essential component of the preprotein translocase of the mitochondrial outer membrane (TOM complex) in which it constitutes the core element of the protein conducting pore), whose protein sequence is MSASAPLPLGDFSKIPAIPGVSPMTDSQKRESFWSSNPIFSYLNSVYNNIHAHRQSLALVNPGTIENLNKEVSRDVLVGQYFFTGLRADLNKAFSLNPAFQTSHTLSVGSANLPSYAFSALFANDNMFIQGNVDNELSVSGRLNYGWDKNNITKVTLQFSQGQPSMCQLEQDYQGSDFSLNFKSLNPSVNSKGIFTGVAVGSILQSITPQFALGLEAIFSRGQAGMPADAAVSYVTRYVSPKQDWIFSGQLQANGALVASFWRKVAENVEAGLETSLQASMVPIADPVIGTPIGIQPAIEGSTTLGCKYEYRQSVFRGAIDVNGKVGCFLERKILPTLSVLFSGEIDHFKQESKLGCGLQFETAGSEELLMLQQGLDPNGNPLQAPVQV